A single Sulfurimonas aquatica DNA region contains:
- a CDS encoding beta strand repeat-containing protein has protein sequence MTKKVIISAVAALALTTNLSAEFSFGDMFKDMKDGITSMSKDAKEAVQSGVDGGVEVSKSGERTVTSVSHDAKDTAVKASDDLKTAEIATVKSGSDTTTGISKDLRDSTIEIAEDSKDSISNTTRDFKDSSTMATKDFKDSTISVSHDVNDATKNTSNNLNDSTKTMSNNLNDSTKTTSNNMNDSTKTMSNNLNDSTKTTSNNMNDSTKTMSNNLNDSTKTTSNNMNDSTKTISNNLNDSAKTTSNNMNDSTKTISNNINDSAKTTSNNMNDSTKTISNDLRDSSNTATNNVNDSTKTMSNNLNDSTKTISNDLRDSSNTATNNANDSTKTISNNANDSVKTSSNNFNDSTKTISNDLRDSSNTVSNNVNDSTKTISNNVNDSTKTTSNNFNDSTKTISNDLRDSSNTATNNANDSTKTISNNANDSAKTSSNNFNDSTKTISNDLRDSSNTVSNNANDSAKTTSNNFNDSTKTVSNNANDSTKTISNNLDDSTRSISDNANDSTKSVSNNINSNDYDDYLKLKAKYEKGKL, from the coding sequence ATGACAAAAAAAGTAATAATAAGTGCTGTGGCAGCATTAGCGCTTACAACTAACTTATCGGCTGAATTTAGCTTTGGAGATATGTTCAAAGATATGAAAGATGGTATAACATCTATGAGTAAAGATGCTAAAGAAGCTGTTCAGTCTGGTGTTGATGGTGGTGTTGAAGTATCTAAAAGTGGTGAGCGTACTGTAACAAGTGTGAGTCACGATGCAAAAGATACAGCTGTAAAAGCTTCCGATGACCTTAAAACTGCAGAAATTGCAACTGTTAAAAGTGGATCAGACACTACAACTGGTATCTCAAAAGATTTAAGAGACTCTACTATAGAGATCGCTGAAGACTCTAAAGACTCTATTTCTAATACTACAAGAGACTTTAAAGATAGTTCAACAATGGCTACTAAAGACTTTAAAGATTCAACTATATCAGTTTCTCATGATGTAAATGATGCAACAAAGAACACTTCAAATAATTTAAATGACTCAACTAAGACAATGTCAAATAACTTGAATGATTCAACAAAGACAACTTCGAACAACATGAATGACTCAACTAAGACAATGTCAAACAACTTAAATGATTCAACAAAGACAACTTCGAACAACATGAATGACTCGACTAAGACAATGTCAAATAATTTGAATGATTCAACAAAGACTACTTCGAACAACATGAATGACTCAACTAAGACTATTTCAAATAACTTAAATGATTCAGCTAAGACAACTTCGAATAATATGAATGATTCAACGAAAACAATTTCAAATAATATTAATGACTCAGCTAAAACTACGTCAAATAATATGAATGATTCAACTAAGACAATCTCTAACGATTTAAGAGATAGCTCTAATACTGCTACTAACAATGTTAATGATAGTACAAAGACTATGTCAAACAATCTCAATGATTCAACTAAGACAATCTCTAATGATTTAAGAGACTCTTCTAACACTGCTACAAACAATGCTAATGACAGTACAAAAACGATTTCAAATAATGCTAATGACTCAGTTAAAACTTCGTCAAATAACTTTAATGATTCAACAAAGACAATCTCTAACGATTTAAGAGACTCTTCTAATACTGTTTCTAACAATGTAAACGATAGCACGAAAACCATTTCAAATAATGTTAATGACTCAACTAAGACTACGTCAAATAACTTTAATGATTCTACAAAGACAATCTCTAACGATTTAAGAGACTCTTCTAACACTGCTACAAACAATGCTAATGACAGTACAAAAACGATTTCAAATAATGCTAATGACTCGGCTAAAACTTCGTCAAATAACTTTAATGATTCTACAAAGACTATCTCTAACGATTTAAGAGACTCTTCTAATACAGTTTCAAACAATGCTAATGACTCGGCGAAGACTACGTCAAATAACTTTAATGACTCGACTAAGACTGTTTCTAACAATGCTAATGACAGTACTAAAACTATCTCTAACAACCTAGATGATAGCACAAGAAGTATCTCAGACAATGCAAATGACTCAACTAAGTCAGTTTCAAATAATATCAACTCAAATGATTATGATGACTACTTAAAATTAAAAGCTAAATATGAAAAAGGTAAACTTTAA
- the mgtE gene encoding magnesium transporter, translating into MKNLQDYLDSHELSEMHPASIVKILKTLSDDELTQAIKLVPKDLLGDVALALPDRLFDDVVESLSVDELSHAVRELESDDQAAFMLELGEVDVDKASEVFESLHEDDQEEIIKLHNYDEDEAGSHMQFELFTAFKDEIVQDVIKRFARLRKENEVENVQNLFITNKDNKLEYAVGLDDLLIFDFSKTVIENIEASDESFEPIKAIDTQDIKEVVHIFEEFDLSVLAIVNAYGVLLGRITSDDMYDIINEHATEQMYHLAGLDDEAEEDDEILPAGKKRATWLAFNLITAIAASLVIGLFSTTLESMVALAILMPIVASMGGNAGTQSLTVVVRQLALGDISQGDAMRIIKKEVIISLINGILFAIIIGIIAAVWFDKGMLGVVIGLSMIINLFMAGFFGASVPLFLKKMDIDPAIGSTVILTTVTDVVGFFSFLGLATYILL; encoded by the coding sequence ATGAAAAACCTACAAGATTATCTTGATTCTCATGAACTTAGTGAGATGCATCCCGCCTCTATTGTCAAGATTCTAAAAACACTTAGTGATGATGAATTAACTCAAGCTATAAAGCTTGTGCCAAAAGATTTACTAGGTGATGTTGCACTTGCACTTCCAGATAGACTTTTTGATGATGTTGTAGAGAGTTTAAGTGTAGATGAGCTCTCGCATGCTGTTAGAGAACTAGAGTCTGATGATCAGGCGGCATTTATGCTTGAGCTTGGTGAAGTAGATGTAGACAAGGCGTCAGAAGTCTTTGAGTCTCTTCACGAAGATGACCAAGAGGAGATAATAAAGCTTCATAACTATGATGAAGATGAAGCTGGTTCTCACATGCAGTTTGAACTTTTTACTGCGTTTAAAGATGAAATAGTTCAAGACGTAATCAAGCGTTTTGCAAGACTGCGCAAAGAGAATGAAGTAGAAAACGTTCAAAACCTTTTTATTACCAACAAAGATAATAAACTAGAGTATGCAGTAGGTTTAGATGATCTACTTATATTTGACTTCTCTAAAACTGTAATAGAAAATATAGAAGCATCAGATGAGAGTTTTGAGCCTATTAAAGCAATTGATACTCAAGATATTAAAGAGGTAGTACATATTTTTGAAGAGTTTGATCTCTCCGTTTTAGCCATAGTAAATGCTTATGGCGTTTTACTTGGACGGATTACTTCTGATGATATGTATGACATTATCAACGAACATGCAACAGAGCAGATGTACCACCTTGCAGGTCTTGACGATGAGGCTGAAGAGGATGATGAGATACTTCCCGCTGGTAAAAAACGTGCAACTTGGCTCGCGTTTAATCTTATAACGGCTATTGCAGCTTCTCTTGTTATCGGACTATTTTCCACTACGCTAGAGAGTATGGTAGCCCTTGCTATTTTAATGCCTATAGTCGCTTCGATGGGTGGAAACGCAGGGACACAAAGTTTGACTGTCGTCGTACGTCAATTGGCACTTGGAGATATTTCTCAGGGTGACGCGATGCGGATAATTAAAAAAGAGGTAATCATATCACTTATAAATGGTATCTTATTCGCTATAATTATAGGAATAATTGCAGCAGTCTGGTTTGACAAAGGAATGCTTGGTGTTGTCATAGGCCTAAGTATGATTATAAACCTCTTTATGGCCGGTTTTTTTGGGGCTTCTGTACCACTTTTTTTAAAAAAAATGGATATAGATCCCGCTATTGGAAGTACCGTTATACTTACTACTGTTACAGATGTTGTAGGATTTTTTAGCTTTTTAGGCTTAGCAACATATATTTTACTATAA
- a CDS encoding MotA/TolQ/ExbB proton channel family protein, whose amino-acid sequence MTKNLNSRLCSANFIVIITIPTLFFVAMVLGYLNVIPLNVPIHSLGVIAFILFIFLLFAKHNANYSICKMRSSYASLEHSLHVELSRSSLTIEKETKSVLNLKEFLNRYYSDIRNDNFVSVASSIFPMLGILGTFIAIALSMPNFTVADTDALDREISVLLSGVGSAFFASIYGILLSLIWTYFEKRGLSKIDNYFNSIKKEFTKDMWTQEELLIYKYTQYDLKENRFIGALKETFNLDFIKELSKEHVSGFSSVMDDTSKNFASLTSNLQDVSTELRKSLNEIDKGTTAIGAQNSINKALVDFTVATRSFEKTSKLYSAQLNNSLNRTFEKIDTEIGEIVIKLADFATHVSLESREVQDSIAKYHKIVADNIKDK is encoded by the coding sequence ATGACAAAAAATCTAAATAGCCGTTTATGTTCCGCTAACTTTATAGTTATAATTACTATTCCTACTCTATTTTTTGTAGCTATGGTTCTTGGCTACTTAAATGTAATACCTTTAAATGTCCCTATTCACTCGCTAGGAGTGATAGCATTCATACTTTTTATATTTTTACTCTTTGCAAAACATAATGCAAATTATTCAATTTGTAAAATGCGTTCATCCTATGCTAGCTTAGAACATTCACTTCATGTTGAACTTAGCAGATCATCTTTAACTATAGAGAAAGAAACAAAATCTGTACTTAATTTAAAAGAGTTTCTTAACCGCTACTATTCTGATATCAGAAATGACAACTTTGTTTCTGTGGCCTCTTCTATCTTCCCAATGCTTGGGATTCTAGGTACATTCATCGCAATAGCCCTTTCTATGCCAAACTTTACAGTAGCAGATACAGATGCACTTGATAGAGAGATTTCAGTACTCTTAAGTGGTGTGGGCTCAGCTTTTTTCGCTTCTATCTATGGAATTTTACTCTCTCTCATTTGGACCTACTTTGAAAAACGCGGGCTAAGTAAAATTGACAACTATTTTAATTCTATAAAAAAAGAGTTTACTAAAGATATGTGGACACAAGAAGAGCTTCTCATCTACAAATATACTCAGTATGATTTAAAAGAGAACAGATTTATAGGTGCATTGAAAGAGACTTTTAATCTTGATTTTATTAAAGAACTCTCTAAAGAACATGTTTCTGGCTTTAGCTCTGTAATGGATGACACAAGCAAAAATTTTGCTTCACTTACATCAAACCTTCAGGATGTCTCAACAGAGCTTAGAAAGTCTCTTAATGAGATCGATAAAGGCACTACAGCAATTGGAGCGCAAAACAGTATTAATAAAGCGCTTGTTGACTTTACTGTAGCTACACGTTCATTTGAAAAAACATCTAAACTTTACAGTGCACAATTAAATAACTCTCTAAATAGAACATTTGAAAAGATAGATACAGAGATTGGTGAGATTGTTATCAAACTTGCAGACTTTGCCACCCATGTAAGTCTAGAAAGCAGAGAAGTGCAAGACTCAATCGCAAAATACCATAAGATTGTTGCTGATAATATAAAAGATAAGTAA
- a CDS encoding cytochrome C, giving the protein MKKAVIGLVIFSGLLFGASYTKEDRIRDMNGMANAMNVIQSGFFYNNYETVAAGVDDLTTVVAKMRPPTEELNEKDIMAKFMNQKVQMSNKIVKKINKKALTILQRFKSGDTTQAVQAYTKIMGQCVKCHNEMRNW; this is encoded by the coding sequence ATGAAAAAAGCAGTTATTGGATTAGTTATATTTAGTGGTTTACTCTTTGGAGCTAGCTACACAAAAGAGGATAGAATCAGAGATATGAATGGCATGGCAAATGCAATGAATGTCATTCAAAGCGGTTTCTTTTACAACAACTATGAAACTGTTGCTGCAGGTGTTGATGATCTTACTACGGTTGTAGCAAAGATGAGACCTCCTACAGAAGAGCTAAATGAAAAAGACATAATGGCAAAGTTTATGAATCAAAAGGTTCAAATGTCAAATAAGATTGTAAAGAAGATAAATAAAAAGGCACTTACAATACTACAACGATTTAAAAGTGGTGACACTACTCAAGCTGTTCAAGCTTACACAAAGATTATGGGTCAGTGTGTAAAGTGCCATAACGAAATGCGTAACTGGTAG
- a CDS encoding efflux RND transporter periplasmic adaptor subunit, which yields MKYTLLLLFMLSSLYGAELILTGTVISNNQKMIPARYMGYVKKIHFEVGDSVEREDTLFELESAEFDILESQADLALEQAKLMVDVYQTRLNVYKNRKKRLKRDRKLMSASNYRADMEEMSDSMDNVTASIESAQVLVEQVSEKTKQFATIAGYLKIKAPNNGILVDKRIQVGDMVAPGMLTMILVDMDHLEVEAEVAESDLKYVRRHKVVRIKIPSLNYKASGYIKAIVPSANPMAHTFKIRVHFEKTSDMIFPGMYAKVFVDLTNEIVNKI from the coding sequence ATGAAATATACTCTTCTTCTACTCTTTATGCTAAGTTCGCTTTATGGTGCTGAGTTAATTTTAACAGGTACAGTAATCTCAAATAATCAAAAGATGATACCCGCTAGGTATATGGGTTATGTAAAAAAAATCCACTTTGAAGTTGGAGATAGTGTGGAGAGAGAAGATACCCTTTTTGAACTAGAATCAGCAGAGTTCGACATACTTGAATCCCAAGCAGACTTAGCACTTGAACAAGCAAAACTTATGGTTGATGTTTATCAAACAAGACTTAATGTTTATAAAAATCGAAAGAAGAGATTAAAACGCGATAGAAAGTTGATGTCTGCTAGTAACTATAGAGCTGATATGGAAGAGATGAGTGATAGCATGGATAATGTTACAGCTTCTATAGAGTCAGCTCAAGTTTTAGTTGAACAAGTAAGTGAGAAGACAAAACAGTTTGCAACAATTGCGGGTTACTTAAAAATAAAAGCGCCCAATAATGGAATTTTGGTAGATAAACGAATCCAGGTAGGTGATATGGTTGCGCCAGGTATGCTAACGATGATACTTGTAGATATGGACCATTTAGAAGTTGAGGCTGAAGTTGCAGAATCTGATTTAAAATATGTCAGAAGACATAAGGTTGTTCGCATAAAGATACCATCACTCAACTACAAGGCATCTGGTTATATAAAAGCGATAGTCCCAAGTGCTAACCCTATGGCACACACTTTTAAGATACGAGTTCATTTTGAAAAAACAAGCGATATGATTTTTCCTGGAATGTATGCAAAAGTATTTGTTGATTTAACAAATGAGATCGTTAACAAGATTTAA
- a CDS encoding efflux RND transporter permease subunit → MSKSPEIKSKNIAGKLAKIFLTNPLTAILAFSIMSLGYISLEVMPREEDPQIAVSGGSIIVPMPGASPDEINNAILKPLERRISEIKGIKDIYSTAMHNVGMLNIQYDIGEDRESSNLKLYDKVMQNMDSLPGGTMMPMVKPFDIDIDVPIVTIAFYKKKDLGIDHIRLYKQIKDIQQEINSIENISKTTLKGAKKPQFNVLLDLDRLSAYHISIGQVVQSIQAIAKNAPEIDLPTRDSRLVVFGVKNAINSIDDLRNLVIAKYMGSLIYLKDIADVNYYYDIQNYQEALISFQADGISFTDSQDQVTMTVSKLKGTNAVHLAEKIIQTLEENIEDLDKNGLGYIVTRNYGERANEAVNELVHHLVLTIGIISLILIPFLGWRESLVVTIAVPMILAATLFIAFMTDQTINRITLFAFLLSLGLIVDDAIIVIENIHRRMHLKETENQSFNQIIIEATDEIGPSTNIATIAIMLTMIPMAFVGGMMGQFMLPIPLNVPVALAISLFVAYVFAPYLARKLIKRTKGTH, encoded by the coding sequence ATGTCAAAAAGCCCTGAAATTAAAAGTAAAAATATAGCTGGTAAACTAGCAAAAATTTTTTTGACAAATCCACTTACTGCCATTTTAGCTTTTTCAATCATGTCCTTGGGGTATATATCTTTAGAAGTAATGCCAAGAGAAGAAGATCCTCAAATTGCCGTGAGTGGTGGTTCCATCATAGTTCCTATGCCTGGAGCATCGCCAGATGAGATTAATAATGCAATCTTAAAACCGCTTGAACGCCGAATTAGTGAAATTAAGGGTATAAAAGATATCTACTCTACTGCAATGCATAATGTAGGAATGTTAAATATTCAGTATGATATAGGAGAGGATAGAGAGTCTTCAAATCTCAAGCTTTATGATAAAGTCATGCAAAATATGGACTCACTCCCTGGTGGGACAATGATGCCAATGGTTAAGCCTTTTGATATAGACATAGACGTGCCCATAGTCACTATAGCCTTTTACAAAAAGAAAGATTTAGGAATTGATCATATTCGACTCTATAAGCAGATTAAAGATATACAACAAGAGATAAACTCTATTGAAAATATCTCTAAGACTACTCTCAAGGGAGCAAAAAAGCCACAGTTTAATGTTTTACTTGATCTTGATAGACTCTCAGCATACCACATCTCAATTGGTCAAGTTGTGCAATCTATTCAGGCCATAGCAAAGAATGCTCCAGAAATTGATCTACCAACTAGAGATAGTAGACTTGTTGTTTTTGGTGTGAAAAATGCTATTAACTCTATAGATGATTTGAGGAATCTTGTTATTGCCAAATATATGGGTTCACTCATATATCTCAAAGATATTGCAGATGTAAACTATTACTATGATATACAAAATTATCAAGAGGCACTTATCTCATTTCAGGCAGATGGTATTTCATTTACAGATTCACAAGACCAAGTGACTATGACTGTATCAAAACTAAAAGGGACTAATGCAGTTCATTTAGCTGAGAAAATCATTCAAACGCTAGAAGAGAATATAGAGGATTTAGATAAAAATGGATTAGGTTATATAGTTACTCGTAACTATGGTGAAAGGGCAAATGAAGCAGTAAATGAACTTGTGCATCACCTTGTTTTAACTATTGGAATAATCTCTCTTATTCTTATTCCTTTTTTGGGTTGGAGAGAGTCTCTTGTTGTAACAATTGCTGTGCCTATGATACTTGCAGCTACACTTTTTATAGCATTTATGACAGATCAAACTATAAATAGAATTACACTATTTGCATTCTTACTTTCACTTGGTCTAATTGTTGACGATGCTATTATTGTTATAGAAAATATTCACAGACGGATGCATCTAAAAGAGACTGAAAATCAAAGTTTTAATCAGATTATTATTGAAGCAACAGACGAGATAGGACCATCAACAAATATTGCAACAATCGCGATTATGCTCACAATGATTCCAATGGCGTTTGTTGGGGGAATGATGGGACAGTTTATGCTACCAATTCCACTTAATGTCCCGGTAGCTTTAGCTATTTCATTATTTGTAGCTTACGTCTTTGCACCATATTTAGCGAGAAAACTTATTAAACGTACGAAAGGGACTCACTAG
- a CDS encoding toxin-antitoxin system YwqK family antitoxin, whose amino-acid sequence MNKNLIVSLLVIFLGFNLYAKNIDARLIVKKEGIAYEKSKQDPFTGNAYFFFKNGKTKKIVPYYQGEIDGRLTEWRENGTIKTVAYFRKGKQDGEYIGNYTNGKKSVIAYYRKGKQDGEVATWYANGRKKSSAYYKNDIQDGEAKTWYDNGKLKIHANYKNGTKVGIYKQWHKNGKLAIEVNFNDGKIMGSPREWNEDGTEIASK is encoded by the coding sequence ATGAATAAAAATTTAATAGTTTCTCTATTGGTTATCTTTCTGGGTTTTAATCTTTATGCAAAAAATATAGATGCAAGACTTATCGTTAAAAAAGAGGGCATAGCTTATGAGAAGTCAAAACAAGATCCATTTACGGGTAATGCATACTTCTTTTTCAAAAATGGAAAAACAAAAAAAATAGTACCTTACTATCAAGGTGAAATTGATGGCCGTTTGACGGAATGGCGAGAAAATGGCACCATTAAAACTGTAGCTTATTTTAGAAAAGGAAAACAAGATGGTGAGTACATTGGTAATTACACCAATGGAAAAAAATCTGTTATTGCTTATTACAGAAAAGGGAAACAAGATGGTGAGGTTGCAACATGGTATGCAAATGGACGCAAAAAGAGCTCAGCTTATTATAAAAATGACATCCAAGATGGTGAAGCGAAGACTTGGTATGACAACGGAAAGTTGAAGATACATGCTAATTATAAAAATGGAACAAAAGTTGGTATTTATAAGCAGTGGCATAAAAATGGTAAATTAGCAATCGAGGTAAACTTTAATGATGGCAAAATTATGGGCTCACCAAGAGAGTGGAATGAGGATGGCACTGAAATTGCTTCTAAGTAA
- a CDS encoding CNNM domain-containing protein — protein sequence MDLLIIFFVLSVGVSFLCSILESVLLSINMSYVAVLERESPAVGSLLRSQKENINKSIASILILNTIANTLGAAAVGAQASLVFGNDAVVVVSVVLTFAILFLSEIIPKTIGAIHWKKLAPIAAQFIRVFIWITYPIILTTLAVTNKISSGNDDANSLTKEELLESMLQGEDEGVIGEQESDVIENILNLHNIKIADVLTPRSVVFAMDENMTIKEVVNTQESIFKFSRIPVYKGSIEDVTGLVLTKKIFKQALLDDSVTLKSIKKDIFAINENVPVSKALDRFISKKDHMFLVMDNYDQTEGILTLEDCIETILGIEIMDESDTTEDMRELAKRHMKLKRKAKEES from the coding sequence TTGGATTTACTAATAATATTTTTTGTGTTATCTGTTGGAGTGTCATTTTTATGCTCTATTTTAGAATCTGTTCTATTATCTATCAATATGTCGTATGTAGCAGTTTTAGAGAGAGAAAGTCCTGCTGTAGGTAGTCTTCTTCGCTCACAAAAAGAAAATATTAACAAGTCTATAGCTTCTATACTCATCCTAAACACAATAGCCAATACGCTTGGTGCAGCAGCAGTAGGTGCGCAAGCTTCTTTAGTTTTTGGAAATGATGCGGTCGTTGTGGTATCTGTAGTTCTTACTTTTGCTATTTTATTTTTATCTGAGATTATTCCAAAAACCATAGGTGCTATTCACTGGAAAAAATTAGCACCTATCGCTGCACAGTTTATAAGAGTTTTCATATGGATAACTTATCCGATTATTTTAACTACTCTAGCTGTTACAAACAAAATCTCAAGTGGAAATGATGATGCAAATTCACTTACAAAAGAGGAACTCTTAGAGAGTATGCTTCAAGGTGAAGATGAAGGCGTTATTGGTGAGCAAGAGTCAGATGTAATAGAAAATATTTTAAATCTACATAACATTAAGATTGCGGATGTTTTAACGCCAAGAAGTGTTGTGTTTGCAATGGATGAGAATATGACTATCAAAGAGGTAGTAAATACCCAAGAGTCAATTTTTAAGTTCTCTCGTATACCTGTTTATAAAGGCAGTATAGAAGATGTCACAGGTCTTGTTTTAACTAAAAAAATCTTCAAACAAGCACTTCTAGATGATAGCGTAACACTAAAGTCAATTAAAAAAGATATATTTGCCATCAATGAAAACGTTCCTGTAAGCAAAGCTCTTGATAGGTTTATAAGTAAAAAAGATCATATGTTCTTGGTTATGGACAACTATGATCAAACGGAAGGGATATTAACTCTTGAGGATTGTATTGAGACAATTCTAGGCATTGAGATTATGGATGAGAGTGATACGACTGAAGATATGCGAGAACTTGCAAAACGGCATATGAAACTTAAACGCAAGGCTAAAGAGGAGTCTTAA
- a CDS encoding efflux RND transporter permease subunit yields MEERIYKIVSSKSAQRRVGFIVLGFLIFSLMMIPTEIVLAKMLPGKSANTFTIYVDTATNSTIKQTKEVVECVSSVMRKEENVQNMEMFLGQGAPLDYAGLVKGSTFKSLKNQAEIVINLSDKHSRDEPSYMMVHRIRPIIQNKCESLYKGTTVRFIEMPSGPPTFATIVVNLYGKNSLLLRDTSKVVEEALKETEGLVDIDIMQDDVYEKYEIIPNVEKIISSNLGVNQVSEILYMAFKGSVIATKNSTLQQDQIPIFVSLNEETKTLESGSKRELELKLSRLKLLNKQGIMVPIKEVVEIIPTVANPTIFKKNMRNMVSVTAECDMVSQVYPLMDARELMITKLERDFEIDRLIGASTYMFDLALVHKESGDKILLRWDGEMKVSLDTFRDLGGAFIAALVLMFLLMVVYYKSFALSGIVLVGSFLSIIGVIIGHYITDLIALFFTGVHFYLTATSLIGFISLMGISARSSLLLIDFTKSLVASGIEKNRAIAISTATRAKPILLTAVAIILGSLLLATDPIFGGLGIALIFGSIASTLVSLFYIPVLMAKAKAICPLEEDMHSEECELKD; encoded by the coding sequence ATGGAAGAGAGAATATACAAAATAGTGAGCTCCAAGTCAGCTCAAAGAAGAGTTGGTTTTATCGTTTTAGGATTCTTGATCTTTTCACTCATGATGATTCCCACAGAAATTGTACTCGCAAAAATGCTTCCAGGAAAAAGTGCAAATACTTTTACCATATATGTAGATACTGCAACAAACTCAACTATTAAGCAAACAAAAGAGGTTGTAGAGTGTGTTTCAAGCGTTATGAGAAAGGAAGAAAATGTTCAAAATATGGAGATGTTTTTAGGTCAAGGTGCTCCTCTTGATTATGCTGGATTAGTAAAGGGAAGTACATTTAAAAGTTTGAAGAATCAAGCAGAGATTGTTATTAACCTCTCCGATAAACATAGCCGTGATGAACCTTCATATATGATGGTTCATCGCATAAGACCAATTATTCAAAATAAGTGTGAGTCACTCTATAAAGGGACTACGGTAAGATTTATTGAGATGCCATCTGGACCTCCTACTTTTGCTACTATAGTTGTAAACCTTTATGGAAAAAATTCTCTCCTTCTAAGAGACACATCTAAAGTGGTCGAAGAGGCGTTAAAAGAGACGGAGGGCTTAGTAGACATAGATATAATGCAAGATGATGTTTATGAAAAATATGAAATTATTCCTAACGTAGAAAAGATTATTAGCTCAAATCTGGGAGTAAATCAGGTAAGTGAGATACTCTATATGGCGTTTAAAGGGAGTGTAATCGCAACAAAAAATTCAACCCTACAACAAGATCAAATACCAATATTTGTTTCACTAAATGAAGAGACTAAGACTCTTGAGAGTGGAAGTAAAAGAGAGTTGGAACTAAAGCTTTCGCGTTTAAAACTTTTAAATAAGCAGGGAATAATGGTTCCTATTAAAGAGGTAGTTGAGATTATTCCGACTGTGGCAAATCCAACTATTTTTAAGAAAAATATGAGAAATATGGTCTCAGTTACAGCTGAGTGTGACATGGTCTCTCAGGTCTATCCTCTTATGGATGCAAGAGAGTTGATGATTACGAAGTTAGAGAGAGACTTTGAGATAGATAGACTCATAGGTGCAAGTACGTATATGTTTGATTTAGCACTTGTTCATAAAGAGAGCGGAGATAAAATTCTTTTAAGATGGGATGGAGAGATGAAGGTTTCCCTTGATACGTTCAGAGATTTGGGTGGTGCGTTTATTGCTGCTCTTGTTTTAATGTTTCTACTAATGGTTGTTTATTATAAATCTTTTGCTTTAAGCGGAATAGTACTTGTGGGGAGCTTCCTTTCTATTATTGGTGTTATAATAGGACACTATATTACTGACCTTATAGCTCTTTTCTTTACAGGGGTTCATTTTTATCTTACTGCCACTTCGCTTATTGGATTTATCTCTTTAATGGGGATAAGTGCTAGAAGTTCTCTACTCCTTATAGATTTTACAAAGTCTCTTGTAGCAAGCGGTATAGAGAAAAATAGAGCGATAGCTATCTCAACAGCTACTCGTGCTAAACCTATCTTACTAACTGCCGTGGCAATTATACTAGGTTCACTACTGCTTGCAACAGATCCAATCTTTGGTGGCCTAGGAATTGCACTTATTTTCGGTAGTATCGCTTCAACACTTGTGTCTCTTTTTTATATTCCAGTTCTTATGGCTAAGGCAAAAGCGATATGTCCACTAGAAGAAGATATGCATTCTGAGGAGTGTGAGTTAAAAGATTAA